A window from Chiloscyllium punctatum isolate Juve2018m chromosome 3, sChiPun1.3, whole genome shotgun sequence encodes these proteins:
- the LOC140458515 gene encoding melanocortin-2 receptor accessory protein 2-like isoform X3, protein MSEASAVANKTTVSNGDYIWRYEYYDDEPVSFEGLKAHKYSIVIGFWVGLAVFVIFMFFVLTLLTKTGAPHQDRNVDLSTKQRRTNSFAINYIMSRSDKAFSRPENEESRSLFHYYVNEVIQMERQQFVNKVPGPGNIDLTPQERGERSDNSDDPMFCPSKFNIPNFVSSDQSSSLTEDDLLMCEQPIVLENKSDRLQEIHHISD, encoded by the exons ATGTCGGAAGCTAGTGCTGTTGCAAACAAGACCACCGTATCTAATGGTGATTACATCTGGCGCTATGAGTATTATGATGATGAGCCAGTTTCCTTTGAAGGACTGAAAGCACACAAGT ATTCCATTGTGATTGGATTTTGGGTAGGCTTGGCCGtgtttgtcattttcatgttTTTCGTTTTGACGCTGCTGACAAAGACAGGAGCACCACATCAAGA CAGGAATGTGGACCTTTCTACAAAACAACGCAGAACAAACAGCTTTGCTATCAATTATATCATGTCCAGATCAGATAAAGCCTTTTCCCGTCCGGAAAATGAAGAATCCAGATCTCTCTTTCATTACTATGTTAATGAGGTTATACAAATGGAAAGGCAACAATTTGTAAACAAAGTGCCTGGACCAGGGAACATTGATCTTACCCCacaagaaagaggggagagaagtGACAATTCAGATGATCCCATGTTCTGTCCGAGTAAGTTCAACATTCCAAATTTTGTGAGCTCTGATCAAAGCTCGTCCCTGACAGAAGATGATCTACTGATGTGTGAGCAGCCAATCGTTCTTGAAAATAAGTCAGATAGATTGCAGGAAATACATCACATTTCTGACTAG
- the LOC140458515 gene encoding melanocortin-2 receptor accessory protein 2-like isoform X2, with translation MPRSSPLQAAAGSEQLWLHSVTCRCKMSEASAVANKTTVSNGDYIWRYEYYDDEPVSFEGLKAHKYSIVIGFWVGLAVFVIFMFFVLTLLTKTGAPHQENVDLSTKQRRTNSFAINYIMSRSDKAFSRPENEESRSLFHYYVNEVIQMERQQFVNKVPGPGNIDLTPQERGERSDNSDDPMFCPSKFNIPNFVSSDQSSSLTEDDLLMCEQPIVLENKSDRLQEIHHISD, from the exons GTGTAAAATGTCGGAAGCTAGTGCTGTTGCAAACAAGACCACCGTATCTAATGGTGATTACATCTGGCGCTATGAGTATTATGATGATGAGCCAGTTTCCTTTGAAGGACTGAAAGCACACAAGT ATTCCATTGTGATTGGATTTTGGGTAGGCTTGGCCGtgtttgtcattttcatgttTTTCGTTTTGACGCTGCTGACAAAGACAGGAGCACCACATCAAGA GAATGTGGACCTTTCTACAAAACAACGCAGAACAAACAGCTTTGCTATCAATTATATCATGTCCAGATCAGATAAAGCCTTTTCCCGTCCGGAAAATGAAGAATCCAGATCTCTCTTTCATTACTATGTTAATGAGGTTATACAAATGGAAAGGCAACAATTTGTAAACAAAGTGCCTGGACCAGGGAACATTGATCTTACCCCacaagaaagaggggagagaagtGACAATTCAGATGATCCCATGTTCTGTCCGAGTAAGTTCAACATTCCAAATTTTGTGAGCTCTGATCAAAGCTCGTCCCTGACAGAAGATGATCTACTGATGTGTGAGCAGCCAATCGTTCTTGAAAATAAGTCAGATAGATTGCAGGAAATACATCACATTTCTGACTAG
- the LOC140458515 gene encoding melanocortin-2 receptor accessory protein 2-like isoform X1, giving the protein MPRSSPLQAAAGSEQLWLHSVTCRCKMSEASAVANKTTVSNGDYIWRYEYYDDEPVSFEGLKAHKYSIVIGFWVGLAVFVIFMFFVLTLLTKTGAPHQDRNVDLSTKQRRTNSFAINYIMSRSDKAFSRPENEESRSLFHYYVNEVIQMERQQFVNKVPGPGNIDLTPQERGERSDNSDDPMFCPSKFNIPNFVSSDQSSSLTEDDLLMCEQPIVLENKSDRLQEIHHISD; this is encoded by the exons GTGTAAAATGTCGGAAGCTAGTGCTGTTGCAAACAAGACCACCGTATCTAATGGTGATTACATCTGGCGCTATGAGTATTATGATGATGAGCCAGTTTCCTTTGAAGGACTGAAAGCACACAAGT ATTCCATTGTGATTGGATTTTGGGTAGGCTTGGCCGtgtttgtcattttcatgttTTTCGTTTTGACGCTGCTGACAAAGACAGGAGCACCACATCAAGA CAGGAATGTGGACCTTTCTACAAAACAACGCAGAACAAACAGCTTTGCTATCAATTATATCATGTCCAGATCAGATAAAGCCTTTTCCCGTCCGGAAAATGAAGAATCCAGATCTCTCTTTCATTACTATGTTAATGAGGTTATACAAATGGAAAGGCAACAATTTGTAAACAAAGTGCCTGGACCAGGGAACATTGATCTTACCCCacaagaaagaggggagagaagtGACAATTCAGATGATCCCATGTTCTGTCCGAGTAAGTTCAACATTCCAAATTTTGTGAGCTCTGATCAAAGCTCGTCCCTGACAGAAGATGATCTACTGATGTGTGAGCAGCCAATCGTTCTTGAAAATAAGTCAGATAGATTGCAGGAAATACATCACATTTCTGACTAG